Genomic segment of Rhodococcus rhodochrous:
CGACCGACTCCACTGCAGCCTGCGGCGGGGTCTGGGTGGAGAAGTCGCCCATGATCGCGATGCCGTGGGTGTTCTCGTTGAATCCACCTGCGTGGGCGCCCTGGACGTTGCGCTCGAGACCGCCGGCGCGACCCTCGAAGATCTGGCCGTACTTGTCGACGAGCGTGTTGTATCCGATGTCGCACCAGCCGAGCGTGCGTGCGTGGTACGCGTAGATCGCGCGCACGATCTCGGCCGATTCGGCCTTCGAGTAGTTGTTGCTGCCCGCGGTGTGGTGCACGGTCGCGCCACCGAGGGAGTCGTCGTAGGTCGGGGTCTGGCAGCGCATCGACTCGTCGGCGCCCCACTGCTGGCGGGTGATCACCTTCAGGCCGGAGTTGCCGAGCGGGCTCGCGATGTCCTCGAGTCGCGCATCCGCCTCGCTGCTGCCGGGGGAGATGAGCACGGCGCTGACCGCTTCGGCGGCCGCCTGCAGCGGGTTCTCGCGCAGCGGCCTGGAGGAGGATGCGGGCACGTATCCGAGGTCGGGTGCATCGGCTGCGGGTGCAGCGACCGGTGCGGGTGCCTCGTCGACGGGGGTCGGGGCCTCCGCCGGCGCCTCGGGAGCAGGTGCCTCCGGAGCAGGTGCTTCGGGAGCGGGTGCTTCGGGTGCCGCCGGGGCCTCCGCGCCGGCGAGATTCGGTTCGGGGCCGGGACGCGGCGTCAGCAGCACCTGCACGGCACGCGTCGCACCGACGTAGATCGGCTCCGTGCCGGAGCGTCCTTCGTCCGTGGTGTCGTCGGCGCGGGTCTCGATCGGCTGGGTCGCGGTCCACGGACCCCAGCTGCCGTCGTCGTGCTGTGCGCGGATGAGCGCGTCGGTGGCGGCGACGTCCTCGGCGGCGAGCGCGACGAGGCTGAACGGGGTGTCGCGGGTGAGTTCCTTGACGGTCGCACCGACGCGCTGGACGAGTCCACCGTTCGGGTCGGGAGCAGTCGTGATCTGCGGGAGCCCGTCGACGATCTCCTTCAGGCTGAGGTCCGGCAGGTTGAGGCCGGTCAGTTCCTCGAGCGGGATGATCAGGTCGGGCACCGAGGCGAGCACGACTTCCGCGATATCGGGTGCTACGGCCTCGACGGTGTCGTTGGCAGGCCGGATCTCGGGAGCGGTGCTGGTCAGCCCGGTGACGGCGAAGGGCGTCGCGACGGCCAGGGCGGCGACGGCACCCAGGACGATCGACGGCTTGGGGCGGCGATGCGGCACTGTTTGCTACTCCCTGTCGTTGGTGCTCCAGCGGACGGTTCCGATTTCGGATAGTCCCTTATGTGTCGCTTCCGTAGTCCGGTTCGGACACGAAAGTTCTGTAACTCGTGATTCTTGTGTTGCTTCTGTGACATTTGTTGCCTAGCTCCGTCACTCTTGTCACACTAGACGCAGCAAACCTTAAGCCTCAACCTGAGCTTGAGGATCGGTCGAAATTGTCCGATATCGCGGATCACGAGTTCGCGCCTACAGCGACAACGAGGGAGCAACGTCATGTCACGACAGTCCATCGGGCGCAGAGGCAAGATCCGGAGGCGGCGCATCATCCTCGGCAGGCCGCTGCGCAACGGATGGCGTCCCTCCGTCGCCCGTGCTGCCGCGATCGGGGTCGCTCCCGCACTGCTCGTCGGAGCCGGCGTGGGCGCGCTCGTCCAGAGCAATCAGGCGACACCGGGTGTCGTGCAGGCGGTTTCGGCCGACACGCCCTTCACGTTCAGCGGCTTCGGTCACGGCCACGGTCGCGGCATGGGCCAGTGGGGCGCCTACGGCTACGCCCAGGACGGATGGACCGCCGAACGGATCATCGGTCACTACTACGGCGGCACCGAACTCGGCACGGTCGACGACGCGATGATCGCGGTGCGTCTCACGGCCCGCGACGACCACACCCTCGACGTCTACTCCGACACCGGCATGATCGTCGCCGGCAAGCAGCTCGCGCCCGGCGAGGCCGCGCACCTGACGCCCACCCCGGACGGCGGCGCGAACGTCGTCGTCACCGAGGGATGCAGCGGCGACGTGCTGTGGCAGTCCGCCACCGACCTGCCGTGGGTCGACCCGATCGACCTCGCCGAGGACCGTCCCGCTTCCGAGCACCTCACGATGTGCTCGGACGACAAGACCTACCGCGGTGCCCTCGGCGTGGTGCTCGACGGCACCGCCCCGCGCACCGTCAACCGCCTCCACGTCGAGGACTACCTGCGCAGCGTGGTCCCCGCCGAGGCACTGCCCGGCTGGGCCGACACCGGTGGCGCCGAGGCCCTGCGGGCGCAGGCCATCGCCGCGCGGTCCTACGCCCTCGCCGAGAAGCGTCACGAGAAGTGGCAGACCTGCGACACCACGGACTGCCAGGTCTACGGCGGGTCGGGCGTCGAGGATCCGCGCACGGACGACGGTGTGCGCACCACCCGCGGAACCGTCCTGATGAAGGACGGCGAGGTCGTGCGCAGCGAGTTCTCCGCCTCCACCGGTGGTTACTCGGCCGGCGGCACCTTCCCGCCCGTCGAGGACGAGGGCGACAAGGTCGCCCCGAACCGTGAATGGGCCAAGACCTTCACCGCGGCCGAGATCGGCAGCAAGTTCGGCGTCGGCGACCTCCAGGCCTTCGAGGTGCTCTCCCGCAACAATCTCGGTGCCGAGGGCGGCCGCGTGACCCGGGTCCGTGTGGTCGGCTCCGACCGCACCATCGAGACGACGGGCGCCGAGGCGCGGACCAGGCTGGGACTGCGTTCCGACTGGTTCACCGTCAAGGAAGGCATCGACGAGGACGCCCCGGAGGTCACTCCGGCGCCCGAACCCGGCCCGGAGACCGGCACCGATCCCTTCGGCAGCGGCAGCGGCACCTCGCCCATCGAGCAGGCCTATCTGGACCTCGGCGGCGTCGACAGCGTGCTCGGCTCGCCCATCGGCCCCGAGCTGATGCTGCCCGACGAGATCGGCAAGTTCCGGATCTTCACCGGCGGCGCGATCGTGTGGAC
This window contains:
- a CDS encoding N-acetylmuramoyl-L-alanine amidase encodes the protein MPHRRPKPSIVLGAVAALAVATPFAVTGLTSTAPEIRPANDTVEAVAPDIAEVVLASVPDLIIPLEELTGLNLPDLSLKEIVDGLPQITTAPDPNGGLVQRVGATVKELTRDTPFSLVALAAEDVAATDALIRAQHDDGSWGPWTATQPIETRADDTTDEGRSGTEPIYVGATRAVQVLLTPRPGPEPNLAGAEAPAAPEAPAPEAPAPEAPAPEAPAEAPTPVDEAPAPVAAPAADAPDLGYVPASSSRPLRENPLQAAAEAVSAVLISPGSSEADARLEDIASPLGNSGLKVITRQQWGADESMRCQTPTYDDSLGGATVHHTAGSNNYSKAESAEIVRAIYAYHARTLGWCDIGYNTLVDKYGQIFEGRAGGLERNVQGAHAGGFNENTHGIAIMGDFSTQTPPQAAVESVGKFLGWRLARAGLNPKGRTTMYSEGTSFTPYPRGAAVDLPIIFAHRDVGNTSCPGDAGYSQMGKIRDIAAAAAKGGGGGTAPQPSNPQPSNPQPSNPSPSNPKPNVPDVNVGALASGSADTAEGVVDELIRLSGHPVVQKWLAEGGELGRLGQAVTSILPTIKSGFERVNFVNGAIYTSPNGGTWTVLGEIYKAWEKNGLDAGELGLPTSDEYRVPDGWRSDFEFGSLIFNEVTGVVTKVLRAYDDAYDQAMQDQPADVAGPAPEGAPAPEPEPAPAPEPAPEPAPAG
- a CDS encoding SpoIID/LytB domain-containing protein translates to MSRQSIGRRGKIRRRRIILGRPLRNGWRPSVARAAAIGVAPALLVGAGVGALVQSNQATPGVVQAVSADTPFTFSGFGHGHGRGMGQWGAYGYAQDGWTAERIIGHYYGGTELGTVDDAMIAVRLTARDDHTLDVYSDTGMIVAGKQLAPGEAAHLTPTPDGGANVVVTEGCSGDVLWQSATDLPWVDPIDLAEDRPASEHLTMCSDDKTYRGALGVVLDGTAPRTVNRLHVEDYLRSVVPAEALPGWADTGGAEALRAQAIAARSYALAEKRHEKWQTCDTTDCQVYGGSGVEDPRTDDGVRTTRGTVLMKDGEVVRSEFSASTGGYSAGGTFPPVEDEGDKVAPNREWAKTFTAAEIGSKFGVGDLQAFEVLSRNNLGAEGGRVTRVRVVGSDRTIETTGAEARTRLGLRSDWFTVKEGIDEDAPEVTPAPEPGPETGTDPFGSGSGTSPIEQAYLDLGGVDSVLGSPIGPELMLPDEIGKFRIFTGGAIVWTPDLGAQVIDASFLKDWFPSTGSAE